One stretch of Gammaproteobacteria bacterium DNA includes these proteins:
- the aroE gene encoding shikimate dehydrogenase, whose amino-acid sequence MTDPFDFERRDRYAVMGNPVAHSKSPAIHAQFAHQFRHHLEYTAIQVDVGGLPQAVAQFQAVGGKGLNITVPFKLDAFRLAEHLSDRAKLAGAVNTLKFDGAGQIFGDNTDGAGLVHDIEKNLNVALKGKQILLLGAGGAGRGVLGPLLKHHPARIVIANRTVVKARELADVFAGHGQVDGCSFDDLRGKHFDIVINGTSASLQGEVPNLPATLFARDALAYDMMYGDKPTRFMEWASLHGAERVSDGLGMLVEQAAESYFIWRGVRPQTPAVIALLRNNA is encoded by the coding sequence ATGACCGATCCTTTCGATTTCGAACGCCGGGACCGTTACGCGGTTATGGGTAACCCCGTGGCGCACAGTAAGTCGCCGGCAATCCACGCACAGTTCGCGCACCAATTCCGCCACCATCTCGAGTACACGGCGATTCAAGTCGATGTTGGCGGCTTGCCGCAAGCAGTGGCGCAATTTCAGGCGGTTGGCGGCAAAGGCCTCAACATCACGGTACCGTTCAAGCTCGACGCATTTCGTTTGGCCGAGCATTTGAGCGATCGCGCCAAGCTCGCCGGCGCCGTGAACACGCTTAAGTTCGACGGTGCCGGCCAGATCTTCGGCGACAATACCGATGGTGCCGGCCTGGTCCATGACATCGAAAAAAATCTAAACGTCGCGCTGAAGGGTAAGCAGATTCTGCTACTTGGTGCCGGCGGCGCCGGCCGCGGCGTGCTTGGGCCGTTACTGAAACATCATCCCGCCCGCATCGTGATCGCCAACCGTACCGTGGTGAAAGCGCGCGAGCTTGCCGACGTGTTCGCCGGTCATGGTCAAGTCGACGGCTGTAGTTTCGACGATCTACGCGGTAAGCACTTCGATATCGTCATTAACGGTACTAGTGCGAGCTTGCAGGGTGAGGTGCCGAATTTGCCGGCAACGCTGTTTGCGCGCGACGCGCTCGCTTACGACATGATGTACGGCGACAAGCCGACACGATTCATGGAGTGGGCGTCGCTGCATGGCGCCGAGCGCGTCAGCGACGGGTTGGGTATGTTAGTGGAGCAGGCGGCGGAGTCGTATTTCATCTGGCGTGGCGTAAGACCGCAGACGCCGGCGGTAATCGCGCTTCTCCGAAACAACGCCTGA
- a CDS encoding gamma carbonic anhydrase family protein, protein MAIQPFKNIRPAIAETAFVHESAAIIGDVVIGDDASIWPQCSVRGDVNYIRIGARTNIQDGAVIHVTSPHPYAPQGTPTVIGDDVTVGHQCILHACTVEDLCLIGMGSAILDGAILRKGVLLGAGSLVTEGKELEGGYLWVGRPARRMRELTEQEKAWFAKSAKHYVDLKNNYLK, encoded by the coding sequence ATGGCTATTCAACCCTTCAAAAACATTCGGCCGGCAATCGCCGAAACCGCCTTCGTACACGAATCCGCCGCGATAATCGGCGACGTCGTCATCGGCGACGACGCTTCGATCTGGCCACAGTGCTCGGTCCGCGGCGACGTCAATTACATCCGCATCGGTGCACGCACCAATATTCAAGACGGTGCCGTTATCCACGTTACCAGCCCGCACCCCTATGCGCCCCAGGGAACACCGACGGTGATCGGCGATGACGTTACGGTCGGTCATCAATGCATCTTGCATGCATGCACGGTCGAAGACCTGTGCCTGATCGGCATGGGCTCGGCGATTCTCGACGGCGCGATTTTGCGCAAAGGGGTACTGCTCGGCGCCGGTTCGCTCGTGACCGAAGGCAAAGAGCTCGAAGGCGGTTACTTATGGGTCGGACGGCCGGCGCGACGCATGCGCGAGTTGACGGAGCAGGAAAAAGCCTGGTTCGCGAAGTCGGCCAAGCACTATGTGGATTTGAAGAACAATTACCTGAAGTAA
- a CDS encoding methyltransferase domain-containing protein has protein sequence MATTPTDYRAITERQQAMWATGDYHEIARQMMSASDALCTALDLHAGQRVLDVACGSGNTALSAARRYCEVTGIDYVPALLERAKARAAAEGVTVDFRVADAQALPFADASFDVVLSVFGVMFAPDQERAARELLRVCRPGGKIGLVCWMPEAFGGEFFTVHARYLPAPPEVKPAIRWGTAVGLDELLRAGVSSMQHERRSLFEYYRSTDHAVDVFRAYFGPTRWALEKSDAQTQTDLHRDLAAVFNRYNRATDGTMMLEAEYLQTIATRSSR, from the coding sequence ATGGCAACGACACCGACCGACTATCGAGCGATTACCGAACGCCAGCAAGCGATGTGGGCGACCGGCGACTATCACGAGATCGCACGCCAAATGATGTCGGCGAGCGATGCGTTGTGTACGGCACTCGATCTGCATGCCGGGCAGCGCGTGTTGGACGTCGCCTGCGGCAGCGGCAACACCGCGCTGAGCGCGGCGCGGCGTTACTGCGAGGTGACGGGGATCGACTACGTGCCGGCGCTCCTCGAACGCGCCAAAGCGCGCGCGGCGGCGGAAGGAGTGACGGTCGATTTTCGTGTGGCTGATGCGCAGGCGCTGCCGTTTGCCGATGCCAGCTTCGACGTGGTGCTATCGGTGTTTGGCGTGATGTTCGCGCCGGATCAGGAACGTGCCGCCCGCGAGCTGCTGCGCGTCTGCCGGCCGGGTGGGAAAATCGGTTTGGTCTGTTGGATGCCGGAAGCGTTCGGCGGCGAATTCTTCACAGTGCACGCGCGGTATTTGCCGGCGCCGCCTGAGGTCAAGCCGGCGATTCGTTGGGGCACAGCGGTAGGGCTCGATGAATTACTGCGGGCCGGCGTCAGCTCAATGCAGCACGAACGGCGATCGCTGTTCGAGTACTATCGCTCGACCGATCATGCGGTCGATGTCTTTCGCGCGTACTTCGGTCCGACGCGGTGGGCACTGGAAAAGAGCGACGCGCAAACGCAGACCGATTTGCACCGGGACCTCGCCGCCGTATTCAACCGTTATAACCGCGCTACCGACGGCACGATGATGCTCGAAGCCGAGTACCTGCAAACGATTGCTACACGCTCGTCTCGTTGA
- a CDS encoding serine/threonine protein kinase: MAEHNRPKDTPARTSVYGRSPGEDTLSVFATDPAHPYDALTPETILDAVETFGDRCTGALLALNSYENRVYRVNVDDGEPVVAKFYRPGRWTDAAILEEHAFAQLLADHEIPAVAPLIHTDGRTLHEHAGFRFALFPWARGRTPELNTADDRKLLGRYMGRLHLIGQAEPFQHRPRLTVEEYGRKSVALLAQTAFIPDELREPYFRVTEMLLPMLDEIFREVGDVAWIRSHGDCHLGNILWGANGPILVDFDDCLAAPAIQDLWMMLGAEREEMESTLADYLNGYVEFHDFDPTELRLIEPLRTLRMLRYGAWLASRWDDPAFPRSFPWFAARRYWEEQILALKQQLAALSEPPLIWRLV; encoded by the coding sequence ATGGCGGAACATAATCGCCCTAAAGATACCCCGGCCCGTACTTCCGTGTACGGGCGTTCGCCGGGCGAAGACACGTTAAGTGTCTTCGCTACTGACCCGGCTCACCCCTACGACGCGCTGACACCGGAGACCATTCTCGACGCGGTTGAAACCTTTGGCGATCGCTGCACCGGCGCGCTACTGGCGCTGAACAGCTACGAAAATCGCGTGTATCGCGTGAATGTCGACGACGGCGAGCCGGTGGTCGCCAAATTTTATCGGCCGGGCCGCTGGACCGACGCGGCGATTCTCGAAGAGCACGCCTTCGCCCAACTATTGGCCGATCATGAGATCCCCGCCGTCGCACCGTTGATACACACTGACGGCCGCACGCTGCACGAGCATGCCGGCTTTCGCTTCGCGCTATTTCCGTGGGCCCGCGGACGCACGCCTGAGCTTAACACCGCCGATGATCGCAAACTGCTCGGCCGCTACATGGGCCGGTTGCATTTAATCGGCCAGGCCGAACCGTTCCAACATCGGCCGCGGTTGACGGTCGAGGAGTACGGTCGCAAGTCGGTCGCGTTATTGGCGCAAACCGCGTTTATTCCGGACGAGCTGCGCGAGCCGTATTTCCGCGTGACCGAAATGCTACTGCCGATGCTCGACGAAATTTTCCGCGAAGTCGGCGATGTCGCCTGGATTCGATCGCACGGCGATTGCCATCTCGGCAATATTCTCTGGGGCGCTAACGGTCCGATCTTGGTCGACTTCGACGATTGCCTGGCGGCGCCGGCGATTCAAGATCTGTGGATGATGCTCGGTGCCGAGCGTGAGGAAATGGAATCGACGTTGGCCGATTACCTGAATGGCTACGTCGAGTTCCACGACTTCGATCCGACCGAGCTGCGTTTGATCGAGCCGCTGCGGACCTTACGCATGCTGCGCTACGGCGCTTGGCTCGCGAGCCGCTGGGACGATCCGGCGTTTCCGCGCAGCTTCCCGTGGTTCGCCGCGCGCCGCTATTGGGAAGAACAAATTTTGGCGCTTAAGCAGCAGCTGGCGGCGCTGAGCGAACCGCCGTTGATTTGGCGTCTGGTCTAA
- the prlC gene encoding oligopeptidase A: MERSHTTNPLLDISGLPRFSAILPEHVGPALDQLLAENRRERERLLSANSSYTWANFAGPMEDMQERLQRVWSPVVHLNSVVNNEALRSAYNAAVPRITDYSTELAQDERLYRAYRAIANGPEFQQLSPAQRKIIENTLRDFRLSGAELSPKDKNRFREIQTELSMLASQFSENVLDATQAWELVLTDPKDVAGLPPSAMAMARQAAEREQKNGYKFGLDAPSYMAFMSYADNRALRQKMYEAYNTRASELGPNAGQWNNGPLIVQLLKLRREEARLLGFDNYAEYALQTRMAKTVPQVLEFLQELVTPSRPAGLRDLEDLKAYARSEHGLSDLAAWDVAYYSEKLRAHRYSFTQEELRPYFPENRVVPGMFEVVRRLYGLSIRAVEDVETWHPEVRFYEIRDEAGEVRGRFYIDLYARAHKRGGAWMDDCISRRQRGGDVQVPVAYLVCNFTPPVDGRPALFTHDEVNTLFHEFGHGLHHMLTKVDYVGVSGINGVAWDAVELPSQFMENWCWEREALDLISAHYQTGEHLPAALYEKMRAAQNFQSGMQFARQLEFALFDMRLHADFDPAGTRTVQQLLDEVRREVAVIIPPPINRFQNSFSHIFAGGYAAGYYSYKWAEVLSADAFSKFEENGVFDRRTGLEFLHNILEQGGVREPMELFVNFRGREPSIEPLLRHSGLAV, translated from the coding sequence ATGGAACGCTCACACACTACCAACCCTTTACTCGATATTTCCGGTCTGCCGCGCTTCAGCGCGATTCTTCCCGAACATGTTGGTCCGGCGTTGGATCAACTGCTCGCCGAAAATCGGCGCGAACGCGAACGGCTGCTGTCCGCCAACTCGTCCTACACCTGGGCCAACTTCGCTGGGCCAATGGAGGACATGCAGGAACGACTGCAGCGTGTGTGGTCGCCGGTGGTCCATCTAAATTCCGTCGTCAATAACGAGGCTTTGCGTAGCGCTTACAACGCCGCCGTGCCGCGTATCACCGATTACTCGACCGAATTGGCGCAAGACGAGCGCCTGTACCGAGCGTATCGCGCGATTGCTAACGGTCCCGAGTTCCAGCAGCTGTCGCCGGCGCAGCGCAAGATCATCGAAAATACGCTGCGCGATTTTCGTTTGTCCGGTGCCGAGCTGTCGCCAAAAGATAAAAATCGTTTTCGCGAGATTCAAACCGAATTGTCGATGCTGGCGAGCCAGTTCTCCGAGAACGTGCTCGACGCCACACAAGCGTGGGAACTCGTGTTGACCGATCCGAAAGATGTCGCCGGTTTGCCGCCGTCGGCGATGGCGATGGCACGTCAAGCGGCCGAGCGCGAGCAGAAGAACGGTTACAAGTTCGGGCTCGATGCGCCGTCGTACATGGCGTTCATGTCGTACGCCGACAATCGCGCGCTCCGGCAAAAGATGTACGAGGCTTACAACACCCGCGCCAGTGAGCTGGGGCCGAACGCCGGTCAATGGAATAACGGTCCGCTCATCGTTCAATTACTGAAGCTGCGTCGCGAAGAAGCGCGTTTGCTGGGTTTCGATAATTACGCCGAGTACGCGCTGCAAACCCGCATGGCGAAGACCGTGCCGCAGGTGCTCGAATTTCTGCAAGAGTTGGTCACACCGTCGCGGCCGGCCGGGTTGCGCGATTTGGAAGATCTAAAGGCCTATGCGCGCAGCGAGCATGGCCTGAGCGATCTCGCGGCGTGGGATGTGGCGTATTACTCCGAGAAATTACGGGCGCATCGGTATTCGTTCACGCAAGAAGAGTTGCGGCCGTACTTCCCGGAAAACCGTGTCGTGCCGGGTATGTTCGAAGTCGTCCGGCGCTTGTACGGACTGTCGATTCGCGCGGTCGAAGATGTCGAAACTTGGCATCCTGAAGTGCGTTTCTACGAGATCCGCGATGAGGCCGGCGAGGTGCGCGGTCGCTTCTACATCGATTTGTACGCGCGCGCTCATAAGCGCGGCGGTGCTTGGATGGACGATTGCATCAGCCGTCGGCAACGCGGCGGCGACGTGCAAGTGCCGGTGGCATATCTCGTATGTAACTTCACGCCACCGGTCGATGGTCGGCCGGCATTGTTTACGCACGATGAAGTGAACACGCTGTTCCATGAGTTCGGCCACGGCCTGCACCACATGCTGACCAAGGTCGACTACGTCGGCGTCTCCGGCATCAACGGCGTGGCGTGGGACGCCGTCGAGTTGCCGAGTCAGTTTATGGAGAACTGGTGTTGGGAACGCGAAGCGCTCGATCTCATCAGCGCGCATTACCAGACCGGCGAACACTTGCCGGCGGCGCTGTACGAAAAAATGCGGGCGGCGCAAAACTTCCAATCGGGAATGCAATTCGCGCGTCAGCTCGAGTTCGCGCTGTTCGACATGCGCCTGCACGCCGATTTCGATCCGGCCGGCACGCGCACCGTGCAGCAGCTGCTCGACGAGGTACGGCGCGAGGTGGCAGTCATCATTCCGCCGCCGATCAACCGCTTTCAAAACAGCTTCAGTCACATTTTTGCCGGCGGTTACGCCGCCGGTTATTACAGCTACAAGTGGGCCGAGGTGTTATCGGCCGACGCCTTCAGCAAGTTCGAAGAAAACGGCGTGTTCGATCGCCGCACCGGCCTCGAATTCCTGCACAACATTTTGGAGCAGGGCGGCGTGCGCGAGCCGATGGAGCTGTTCGTCAATTTCCGCGGGCGTGAGCCGTCGATCGAGCCATTGTTGCGACATTCCGGGCTCGCGGTTTAA
- a CDS encoding SH3 domain-containing protein, whose amino-acid sequence MRLRWLLAAAVLAPTAVFAETVYVIDRLTVPLRAEPTATAAILATADTGDALEVIGRDGVSVQVRDSHGVEGWIEASLLLPQPPAAAPLKLLRAELERTRTQLVAAQALIDQGHMTTAPSTEALQEELTAARAQLARTRAELTQRDMALAGASPGVVPPVPTAPAASRFSLIWLIASFAMLVIGFIGGVIWVRESIRRRMGGMYLRI is encoded by the coding sequence ATGCGCTTGCGCTGGTTACTTGCCGCTGCCGTGTTGGCGCCAACCGCAGTGTTCGCCGAGACGGTATACGTGATCGACCGTCTAACCGTGCCTTTGCGCGCCGAGCCGACCGCGACCGCGGCGATACTGGCGACCGCCGACACCGGCGATGCGCTGGAAGTCATCGGTCGTGACGGTGTCTCGGTGCAAGTGCGCGACAGCCACGGCGTCGAGGGCTGGATCGAAGCGTCGCTACTGTTGCCGCAACCACCGGCGGCGGCGCCGTTGAAGCTACTGCGCGCCGAGCTCGAACGTACCCGTACCCAGCTCGTCGCCGCGCAAGCCTTGATCGACCAAGGTCACATGACAACGGCACCGAGTACGGAAGCGCTGCAAGAGGAATTGACCGCCGCCCGTGCCCAATTGGCACGTACCCGCGCCGAACTGACGCAACGCGACATGGCGCTCGCCGGCGCATCTCCTGGCGTTGTTCCGCCGGTTCCCACCGCACCGGCCGCTAGTCGGTTCAGCCTTATTTGGCTAATAGCGAGCTTTGCTATGCTAGTAATAGGTTTTATCGGCGGGGTTATTTGGGTGCGCGAATCGATCCGCCGGCGCATGGGCGGAATGTACTTGAGGATCTAG
- a CDS encoding glutaredoxin family protein, protein MSRRLSWLLLAALILAPTAYAQKLYKWVDKNGNVSYHDQLPPSDSDYRVEEKLIAGQSKPPIKSDASEKFPVVLYVAPKCESCNNARTYLKQRGVPFTEKNVEGDRKLQDEMIKQTGGLSVPTVTVGEKVMRGYMESLLEGELDQAGYPKAETKPEESAQTPAQP, encoded by the coding sequence ATGAGTCGGCGATTATCTTGGTTGTTATTAGCGGCGCTTATTCTTGCCCCAACCGCGTACGCCCAGAAACTTTATAAATGGGTCGATAAAAATGGCAACGTGTCGTATCACGATCAATTGCCGCCGAGCGATTCCGATTATCGCGTTGAAGAAAAGTTGATCGCCGGTCAATCGAAACCGCCGATTAAGAGCGATGCCTCGGAGAAATTTCCGGTCGTGCTCTATGTCGCTCCCAAATGCGAATCGTGCAACAACGCTCGCACTTACCTGAAGCAACGCGGCGTGCCGTTTACCGAAAAGAACGTCGAGGGAGATCGTAAACTGCAAGATGAAATGATCAAGCAGACCGGTGGTCTGTCGGTCCCCACTGTTACGGTTGGGGAAAAAGTCATGCGCGGTTATATGGAATCGCTGCTCGAAGGCGAGCTCGACCAGGCCGGTTATCCGAAAGCCGAAACCAAACCCGAGGAATCGGCGCAAACTCCTGCGCAACCTTGA
- a CDS encoding DUF1902 domain-containing protein gives MRAFAIHATWDPDAKVWVATSDDVPGLATEAETVERLLEKLRVIVPELLELNGVVSNHPEEIPIELLTQKHFQLKAGKAA, from the coding sequence ATGCGTGCGTTTGCCATTCATGCCACATGGGACCCAGATGCTAAGGTGTGGGTTGCTACTAGCGACGATGTTCCGGGCCTTGCAACCGAAGCAGAAACTGTCGAGCGCTTGCTCGAGAAGCTTCGAGTAATTGTTCCTGAACTGCTTGAACTCAACGGGGTGGTATCTAATCATCCCGAAGAAATTCCTATTGAGTTGCTTACTCAAAAACATTTTCAGCTAAAGGCTGGCAAAGCAGCTTAA
- a CDS encoding type II toxin-antitoxin system HicA family toxin has product MAGYTPELKKILTAAGCYKEKQGKGDHETWYSPITKIRFTVDNNIKSRHTANAALKQAGLEKKF; this is encoded by the coding sequence ATGGCTGGTTATACCCCGGAGCTTAAGAAGATTCTTACGGCTGCGGGGTGCTACAAAGAAAAGCAGGGAAAGGGCGACCATGAAACTTGGTACAGCCCAATTACGAAAATCCGCTTTACCGTCGACAACAACATTAAGTCTCGCCACACCGCCAATGCGGCGCTGAAACAAGCCGGCTTAGAAAAGAAATTTTAG
- the xth gene encoding exodeoxyribonuclease III: MSIFKLATWNVNSIRVRLPHVLDWLTQVQPDVLCLQETKVTNEEFPHESLRAAGYHVTHLGQKAYNGVATLTRVAPAEVMESPPVLNDSHKRAVAVTVGGVRVINVYVPNGESVTSEKYVYKLAWYRALTSYLTAELQRYPQLAIVGDFNVAPEDRDVHDPERWRGQVLCSEPERAALQAVVGTGLVDIFRRFDQPEASYSWWDYRMGGFRRNLGLRIDHILCSPALADRCRACSIDKAPRALERPSDHAPVIAEFDL; encoded by the coding sequence ATGAGTATTTTTAAACTCGCCACCTGGAACGTTAATTCCATTCGCGTGCGTTTACCGCACGTGCTCGATTGGTTGACGCAAGTGCAGCCGGACGTGCTGTGCCTGCAAGAAACGAAAGTTACTAACGAGGAATTCCCGCACGAGTCGTTGCGGGCGGCGGGCTATCACGTTACCCATCTCGGTCAGAAAGCTTACAACGGTGTGGCCACGCTGACGCGAGTCGCACCGGCAGAAGTGATGGAGTCGCCGCCGGTGCTCAACGATTCGCACAAGCGAGCGGTCGCCGTTACCGTCGGCGGCGTGCGCGTGATCAACGTCTATGTTCCGAACGGCGAGAGTGTCACTTCGGAAAAGTATGTGTACAAGCTCGCTTGGTACCGCGCGTTAACCAGTTACTTAACCGCCGAGCTTCAGCGTTATCCACAACTCGCCATCGTCGGCGACTTCAACGTCGCCCCGGAAGATCGCGACGTGCACGATCCAGAGCGCTGGCGCGGCCAAGTGTTATGCAGCGAGCCGGAGCGCGCGGCGCTGCAGGCGGTTGTCGGTACCGGCTTGGTCGATATTTTTCGTCGCTTCGACCAGCCGGAAGCTAGCTATAGCTGGTGGGATTACCGCATGGGCGGGTTCCGCCGTAACCTCGGTTTGCGCATCGACCACATCCTCTGTAGTCCAGCGCTTGCCGATCGCTGCCGGGCCTGCTCGATCGACAAGGCGCCGCGCGCCTTGGAGCGTCCGTCGGATCACGCGCCCGTCATCGCCGAGTTCGACCTCTAA
- a CDS encoding iron-regulated protein, with product MGKRFAVMAATMIFSASAAATTAPTPKAVVEHYAVVVYASYEDTLNAARHLQQAVDRFVAAPSADGLQEARKQWLAAREWYGQTEAFRFYGGPIDSATGPEGRLNAWPVDEAYIDAVKDRADSGIINNPKIAITKKTLMALNEKDGEENISAGWHAIEFLLWGQDQDINGPGNRPYTDFVDDKAPNAVRRRQYLKVATDLLLDDLTQVTKAWAPTAKNYRARFVANPANLGKMLTGIGVLSRGELAGERIEVALDTKSQEDEHSCFSDNTHRDVVANSRGIRNVWRGEFKRADGSVLTGPSLRELVAAKNKAAAERVDSDVDASVQAAESIPAPFDRAIVVGSPGRPAVEQTVVALKRQAEGLVVAAGVLGIKRLNTAVPE from the coding sequence ATGGGTAAACGTTTTGCAGTGATGGCGGCGACGATGATTTTTTCGGCGTCGGCCGCCGCCACCACAGCGCCAACGCCGAAGGCCGTCGTCGAGCATTATGCGGTAGTCGTCTACGCCAGTTATGAAGACACATTGAACGCCGCGCGCCATCTACAGCAGGCGGTCGATCGTTTCGTTGCTGCGCCGAGCGCCGACGGATTGCAGGAGGCACGTAAACAATGGCTCGCTGCCCGCGAGTGGTATGGCCAGACCGAGGCGTTTCGTTTTTACGGTGGGCCGATCGACAGCGCCACCGGTCCGGAAGGACGGCTCAATGCGTGGCCGGTGGACGAGGCTTATATCGATGCGGTAAAGGATCGTGCCGACAGCGGCATCATCAACAATCCGAAGATCGCTATCACTAAGAAAACTCTGATGGCACTCAACGAGAAGGACGGCGAGGAGAACATCAGCGCCGGCTGGCACGCGATCGAATTTTTGCTCTGGGGTCAGGACCAAGACATCAACGGCCCGGGCAATCGGCCGTACACCGACTTCGTCGATGACAAAGCGCCGAACGCTGTGCGCCGCCGGCAGTATTTGAAGGTAGCGACCGACCTATTGCTCGACGATCTCACGCAGGTGACGAAGGCGTGGGCACCGACGGCGAAAAACTATCGTGCTCGTTTCGTCGCCAACCCGGCCAATCTCGGCAAGATGCTGACCGGCATCGGCGTGTTGTCGCGCGGTGAGCTCGCCGGCGAACGCATCGAGGTCGCGCTCGATACCAAAAGCCAAGAAGACGAGCACTCGTGCTTCTCCGACAACACCCATCGCGACGTCGTCGCCAACAGCCGCGGCATTCGCAACGTCTGGCGCGGTGAATTCAAGCGTGCCGATGGTTCGGTGCTCACCGGTCCGAGTCTGCGTGAGTTGGTAGCGGCGAAGAACAAAGCCGCGGCCGAGCGCGTCGACAGTGACGTGGACGCCAGTGTGCAAGCGGCCGAGTCGATTCCGGCGCCATTCGATCGCGCCATCGTCGTCGGTAGCCCAGGGCGACCGGCGGTCGAGCAGACGGTAGTGGCGCTGAAGCGTCAGGCTGAAGGATTGGTGGTGGCGGCGGGCGTGTTGGGCATTAAGCGGTTGAACACGGCGGTGCCGGAGTGA
- a CDS encoding c-type cytochrome yields the protein MLTAASPPPLLRGRVRVGVLLFALTTATHAAGPAAHAELGEELSGGATTVFDDGRNAFSYPAANLTSDRQTDFFIGNSFFKKNWVEAPASTRARDGLGPHFIARACAGCHVLDGRGAPPKTRGGVAIEPPTGLLFRLSIPGDGGIYGVVSEPTYGGQLNNRAIQGVQPEARVQIRYQTIAGRFADGARYQLRQPLYRFTDLAYGKLHPQTLISPRVAPQVIGLGLLEAIRADDILANAERQRIANNGISGRPNRVWDAYAQEWVIGRFGWKANVGSVAHQDAGAFVGDIGITSQRFSNDGCTDAQPDCRDAVAREAGVRRARGESPVDIDERTLDKVIFYTRTLAVPARRRWDAPEVLRGKRLFHDAGCASCHVPQYRTGELNGLPELSGQTIRPYTDLLLHDMGEHLADHRPDFAADGREWRTPPLWGIGLIKTVNRHTYYLHDGRARDLMEAVLWHGGEAEAAKQRVLQLTKSERAALLSFLQSL from the coding sequence ATGCTGACAGCTGCATCCCCTCCCCCGCTGTTGCGGGGGAGGGTTAGGGTGGGGGTATTACTCTTTGCGTTGACCACCGCCACTCACGCCGCCGGCCCAGCCGCCCACGCCGAGCTCGGCGAAGAATTATCCGGCGGTGCCACCACCGTATTCGACGACGGCCGCAACGCCTTCTCCTATCCAGCAGCGAATCTCACGTCCGATCGTCAAACCGATTTTTTTATCGGCAATTCGTTTTTCAAAAAGAACTGGGTCGAAGCGCCAGCATCAACGCGCGCCCGTGACGGCCTCGGGCCGCATTTCATCGCGCGTGCGTGCGCCGGTTGCCACGTGCTCGACGGCCGCGGCGCGCCGCCCAAAACCCGCGGCGGTGTCGCTATCGAACCGCCGACCGGTTTGTTGTTTCGACTTTCGATTCCCGGCGACGGCGGCATCTACGGTGTCGTCTCCGAACCGACCTACGGCGGCCAGTTGAACAACCGCGCGATTCAAGGCGTGCAGCCGGAAGCGCGCGTACAGATTCGTTACCAAACGATCGCCGGCCGCTTCGCCGACGGTGCGCGTTATCAATTGCGCCAGCCGCTCTATCGCTTCACCGATTTGGCCTACGGCAAACTACATCCACAGACGCTGATCTCGCCGCGCGTGGCGCCGCAAGTGATCGGTCTCGGTTTGCTCGAAGCGATTCGCGCCGACGATATCCTCGCCAACGCCGAGCGCCAGCGTATCGCCAACAACGGCATCTCCGGCCGCCCGAATCGCGTTTGGGATGCGTATGCGCAAGAGTGGGTGATCGGCCGTTTCGGTTGGAAGGCTAACGTTGGCAGCGTCGCCCATCAAGACGCCGGCGCCTTTGTCGGCGACATCGGCATTACCTCGCAACGTTTTAGCAACGACGGCTGTACCGATGCGCAGCCAGATTGCCGCGACGCGGTCGCGCGCGAAGCCGGGGTTCGTCGCGCTCGCGGCGAATCACCGGTCGATATCGACGAACGCACGCTCGATAAAGTGATCTTCTATACGCGCACGCTGGCGGTGCCGGCGCGGCGCCGCTGGGACGCGCCCGAGGTGTTGCGGGGTAAACGCCTATTTCACGACGCCGGTTGCGCCAGCTGTCACGTACCGCAATACCGCACCGGTGAGCTCAACGGTCTTCCCGAGCTGTCCGGACAAACGATCCGCCCGTACACCGATTTGTTGTTGCACGACATGGGTGAACACCTCGCCGACCACCGTCCCGATTTCGCCGCCGACGGCCGCGAATGGCGGACGCCGCCGCTCTGGGGGATCGGCCTCATCAAGACCGTCAACCGCCATACCTATTATCTGCACGATGGCCGCGCCCGCGACTTGATGGAGGCGGTGTTGTGGCATGGCGGCGAGGCTGAGGCGGCGAAGCAGCGTGTGCTGCAACTGACTAAGAGCGAGCGAGCGGCGTTGCTGAGTTTCTTGCAGTCTCTTTAA